The region ATGTTCGAGGTTATATTCAGTGGGCCTTAATCGATAATTATGAATGGAGTGAAGGGTTTGGACCAAGATTCGGGTTGATCGCGGTCGACTACGAGCATGATTTAAAGAGGACGGTACGACCGAGTGCTCTTTGGTTTCGAGACAAAATATTGTCATTCCGGGCTTGACCCGGAATCCAGTAAAAGATTAACTAGCAACGACCTTCGTCCCCTTTAAACAAGAGGTGCAAATGCGTAATTTCTCGGTTTTAGTACCAGTATCTAAGGAAACAGTACGCAAATTAACCCCCCACTCGCGGTTGCTCTTAGGCCCTTTTCGGTGCCACTTGCCGCTATGACGGTGAATTCCGCTCTTATTACCCATTTTACCTTTACCGCAGAGATCGCAAATTCGAGACATAACAGGGCCTATTAAACCATACGGTAGCCGAAAGATCAACTCCTGGAAATAAAATAGAGTTGGCGTAAGATTAAAGTAATGCGGGATACTATCGATAAAAATGCAAACACTGAATTACTGGAGATGCTGCGTAACTTAAAGCAACTTGCCCTTAAAATCGCCTCTACTGAAAAATTAAAACCTAACAAGTCGAATCCACCAGCAACTATCGTAAAAAATGAGCCTTAAAGCAGATTTAGTAAAAAACGATACTATCGACGAAACAGCCCCTAAGTCAGAAGGTAGTCTAAACGAACCAACTTATGATTTTAAAGAGGTGGCTAAAACAATCACCGAAATTATACAGTTGTTGGATGATTGTGAAGCTAAGTATAGTGGAACTAAATCTTTGACCGGTGTTATTAAAGACCAGGCTAAAGTAATTGGGGCTCGTTTACTAGAAATAACCCAAACACCCAGTAGAAAAAGACAGGAACGCTTCCGGGAAGATTCCGTAAAACTAGAGGAAGCTTTGGGTATAACAGATACGTACAGCCGCACAAATGAGGCGTTGTTATTTATTGATCCACCATTTTTAAAAACCCTATCCTTAGCGGGAGTTCCCCACCCCGAAGAAGGATTTGGAATTGCCGCTTGGCAAAACTGGCTTAAAGCACGGGCGGAAGCCAGAAATACAGAAAATCTCGATTTGGCAACTGTCATGCACCTGCACGAGGTGGTCGCGGCCGGTTTAGGAGAAACGGTCGCCGGGAAAATCCGCCAAGAGGGGGCACTGGGTGGCGATTATACAGAAACAGGCACCGCCCTTCATTTAAAATCTCAGCAATTGCAAGCCCTAGCGGGCAACCCGTTATTAAAGATAAATACGCTCGGTGAAGAATCGGCAGGAGTATTAATCATTTACCCCAATGCTAAGTACCAAGAGTCGTACTCGGCTTGCTTGAAAACCTTACCTGAAGATGTTCAGCAGGCAGAAAAAGCTGTTTTAACCACGGAATCCTTAATTAAAGCGCTCCTTAAAGAAACTTTAAGCTGGTACGAAAATGAAGAGGCTAAATTAAAAGCCGATCTTGACCCCTCACAGCGAGAAAAAGATCTGCAGGTAATTAAAATAGCGGCAGAACTGCAGCAGCGAATAGTGTCAATTCACCCCTTTAGGGATGGTAATGGTCGACTGTCGCGCTTACTAATGAACTACGTTCTAGAAAAACATGGCGTAGCCCCCAGCATTATAGAGTTAGGCGATCAGGACATATTCTACACTCCCGAAGAATGGGCCAAACTTGTAGAGGAAGGTACCAACAAACACGAACGTCGCATTGTATTTCGAGCTGTTTTATAAGCAAGCCGGCCACAATTTAATGCCAAATACTTCCCGTCTAAATCACGAACAATGCCGAGAATATTTAGCCGAATTTAGTAAATCCGCCGCTGATTTTAAAGAGTGGTCTAGTGGAACTGCTAAAGTGGGAGTAGAACAGGTCAGTTTTGGCGGTTTAGCCAAAATTAAAGATATCGCTGCGGGCTACGATACTTCACCCAACGGGTGGCAACAATCTAACGAGCTGTATTACAGTAATATAAAGGTCTACCGCGGCGGTATTTGCAAAGACGTAACCGATCCGCACCAGTTTTTAGAGATGTTTGCCAGGCCAACGGCCTTTAACACCGCTTACCGACCATTAATGGAAGACGGATTGACCGCCCGGTCTTTGGAAAAACCGCAGTTAGCCACAATTGAACAGGCAGCCCAAGATTTTAACGCGGCTTTAATTTTAGACTACGCTATTGCCGGAGCTCACCCCGATCTAGATACGTTCGAATTTGGAAGTCGGAGAAATAACAGGAACCCGGTAATTATTTCGACAGAATTAGCAAATGAGTTCTTAAAAAGTAAAACGGTGGCCGGAACTTTACAACGAGAACAGGAGGTGTGGTTAAAAACAAAGGGTGACGTAAGTAGTGCAGCGGCAGAAGTCGAAGAAAAATTAGTGTTTAATGCCGGAATTAAAGGATCGTACATCGCCAGACTTTTAGAAACCCATTCCCGGGGAAATCCAGCCCACGTTTGGGCATCACCGATGGTTAGTACCTCTCAAAACAAAGAGTCGGCCCTTAAATTTACCATTGATGGCATTAAACCTAACATTGACGGAAGGAATCATGGTGAATACGGAGTACTGGTTACGGCGTCTCTGCCGAAATCTGGTTTTATAATTTGTAACGATATTAGAAAAGTGCCCGCCTTCCAAGGAGATTCTTATAGCTGGGATCTAAACAACGATGGTGGCGAAGAAGAGGTATTACTAAACGGCGGACTAGCACCCAACGCGATTCAGGAAATAACAGCATTAGAACCAGATGGCAAAATAGCCTGTATTATAAGAAGAATGTCTAATAACGAAATTGTGTATACCGAAAACAGCACCGGTAAATCAGAAATTTATGTAATAGACGAAACTGGCAAGCTGCGTCTTAAGCCTTAATTAGCTGGCGGAGTGCCGTAAATAGTAATTTTCGTCCCTACATCTTCTGGCGTGGGATAAGCGGCCCAGGTGCCCTCTTTATAAGTGGGATTAGTCCAGTAAAAAATCGTTTCTGCCTCGCTAGTTTTCATGTTAATGCAGCCGTGGCTCATGGGGTGCCCAAAGTTGCTATGCCAATACGTGCCATGCAGGCTAAAACCGGACCATTTGGAAACACTGTCATTATAAAAAAACTGGACGAAGGGAACGTTTGGTAAATAATAATAAGTTGACAGGGCTTTACTTCCCCCGGTCATCAACGTATATTTCGGCTTGGCCCAAATGGTAAATTCTCCGGTCGGCGTTTTGCCCCATAAGCCTGAAGAGATTAAGAAATCATAGACTTTCTTGCCGTCCTCAAAAGCGTAGAGACGCTGATTCGTTAAGTCGACTTCGATACGCTTAACAGTAGTGGGATTAAACGACGTGCTACTACCCAAAACTAGATTTTGAGGAGCCACTGCGAGAAGCGATTGACCGGAAACAGCCACACCATGCCAGATAGCTGGATCGGCTGTAGCATCAAACTGACCGCTTAAGCGGCTGGGATCAATGGGGTTTTGAGCGGAAGACAGGTCGTGTGCGGTAATGCCGGCCGCCACGGCCGTTACAAATAGGAACGAAAAGACGTATAAGACGAGCTTTCGGTCGAACATAAGCTATTAGATACAGACTATATAATTAAAAATAAAATGCAAGAATCTAATTTTAAATTTGAAAAATCGTTTAGTAAAACAAAAACAACCGATGTTTGAAACATTAAAAATTTAATATTGAATTCAAATTTCAAATTGTAAATTTCAAATTAAATCTAAGGTATACTGAATTCGTGATAAACCCTTTTGTTACAAAGCTCTCCCGCATTTTTAATACCAAACAATTCAAAATAGCCACCGCCGTCGTTGCTTTATGTTTCTGGGCCGCCACCCCTTTTATATACCTGCACCCCAAGAACTTTTTAAAACTGGGCTATTTAGGCATTTTTGCCTTTAATTTATTCGGCGGCGTTGGCACCGTCATCGCCCCCGCTTTAGCCCGTCATTCCAACATACTATTATTGGCGTTGGCTACAGCCTTCGGTATGAGTTTAAATGACAGTGTCGCCTACCTCATAGGACTTGGGGGCGAGGTCATTTTGCCGCACACACAAAGGGCTGACCGGATCTTCAGCATCATTAAAAGATATGGCATGATTGGTCTTTTTTGCTGGTCTTTGATACCACTGCCTTATGACATCATTGGCCTGATCGCCGGCTACGTCGAATTTCCCTACAGAAGATTTTGGGTCGCCACGTTTTTGGGAAAGTTTGTGAGGTTTATGATTATTGGAATCGTCGTCAGACTCGTACTTCACTAATTACTAGAGCGAATTGACAGTTTACGTCTATAGACAAAATTTGTCACAAGTATTTCACCCCTTGCTTTTTTGCCTCCGACGAAACTACAATAGGCTCCGTGCGAACTAAGTTTCTATTTGTGACCGGTGGCGTGATTTCGGGCCTAGGCAAAGGCATTACCACCGCCTCCATTGGTCTTCTCCTTAAGTCTGCCGGTTATAAAGTCTCCGTATTAAAAGTCGACATGTATTTAAACGTTGACGCCGGCACCATGAATCCCCTGGAACACGGCGAGGTTTTTGTAACCGAAGACGGCTTGGAAACCGATCAGGATTTAGGGCATTATGAGCGTTTCCTCGGCCAGAACTTAGGCCGACGGAATTATTTGACCATGGGCCAGGTCTACTGGGAAGTGCTAAATAAAGAACGACGGCTGGAATACGGCGGCAAATGCGTGGAAGGCCACATTCACATTCCCGAACACATCATTAGTCATATTAAAGAGACCGCCCGACTTGATAAAGCTGACATTATGCTGATTGAAGTTGGCGGGACCGTTGGCGAGTACCAAAATATCTTATTTTTTGAAGCCATTCGTCGCTTTAAACAAGCCAATCCTAAAGATGTCTTTTTAGCCCATTTAGTCTTTCTAATGGTTCCCGAATTCTTAGGCGAAATGAAGACCAAGCCGGCCCAGGCTTCCATTTATGACCTTTACGCCTTAGGATTGCAGCCAAACTTTGTGATCTGCCGCAGCGCCGTTCCCGCAGATGCTAAAAGGCGCCGTAACATCGCCTTTAACACTGGTGTTAAGGAAGAGAACATTGTTGCCGCCCCGGATGTGAACACTATCTATAAGATTCCCTTGATCCTTAAAGAACAAGGGTTAGACGTCAAACTGCAGCAGGAGATGGGTTTAAAAGTTAGGGTGACGAAGACTCACGAGTGGGAAAAGTTTGTGGAGCGGGCGCTTGATGGCAAGAAAGAGATCCGAATTGCGGTCGCTGGCAAATATTTCACTTCCGGCAATTTCTGTTTGGAAGACTCTTACGTTTGCGTCATTGAAGCGATAAAACACGCCGCCTGGGCCCACGATTTGCGACCGGTGATTAAGTGGTTTGACGTGGAAAAGATGGAGAGTGACGCTGCTGGCAAACTGTCTGCAGAATTGCTAACGTACGATGGTATCATTGTCCCACAGGGCTGGGGCAGCCGTGGCGTGGAAGGAAAATTAAAAGTTGTGGAACTGGCTCGCCAGAATAAGATCCCTTATTTAGGTTTGTGCTTTGGGATGCAAATGGCCGTCATTGAGTACGCCCGCAATGTGCTGGGATTTAAAGACGCGAATTCCGAAGAAGTTGACCCAAAAACAACCCATCCCGTCATTCACCTCATGAATACCCAAAAAGAGAATCTGGACGCTAAGAAATACGGTGGCACGATCCGGCTTGGCGCTTGGCCCTGTAAGTTACAGCCGGGAACACTTTTAGAAGCCGCCTATCAAAAGTATGGTGACCCCAAGACGGTGACAGTGCAAGAGCGCCACCGTCATCGCTATGAGTTTAATAATGCTTACAAAAAAGAACTGTTAGCCGCTGGTTTAGTTATTGGCGGGCTTTCTCCAGACGGCAAATTAGTGGAAGCGATCGAATTGCCGCGTGACAAGCATCCGTTTTTTGTAGCGACCCAATATCATCCAGAGTATAAATCAAGACCCCTAACCCCACACCCTCTCTTTTTAGCTTTCATTAAAGCTTGTGCAAAATAACAATTTGAGGACCGACCTATTTTTCAGGGGCTTGAATGGCTTTGAGATCTTGAAGACTTGCCAAAACATCAGCGTTAAAATGCATTCTGACGTCAGTTAGTCGTGGCTGATACGATGAATTGCGATTTTCGGGGACTTCGATTTCTACTGTCACCCCGGGCAAATTCGGTGATTGTTTTTCCCAAACTTCTAATCTATTTTTAGGGGCCAATTTATTAGCGACGTTAAGATCGGTACCCACAAAACTACTTTCGAAATTCTTCCAAGTGTCTACTTTATTAGCCTCCACCACGCGCAGTTTATCCAATAAATTGTAGCAGACAACCGGCGGCATAAAAGGGGTGCTGTGTTTTCCGCGACTCATTAACTCCCCTAAACTTATACTCGACCACTCATCACGAGCTATTATGTCATCTACTCCTGTTCGAGAAGCACCACCGCGACCATCCGCACACTCTCCTAGATATTTTACACTTGGGGACGTCCTATACCAATCAAAACCCTCCTCTAAATGAAGGTCTTGAAATATCTGTGCCAACTCAGTTTTATAATCCGGTAAACTTTCTTCTCGAGGAGCTTCGTTAGGATTTGTCATATAACTACTTTGAATCGCCACGATTAACTTGTCAAGTAGAAGATTTTAAGTCCCGCAACGTTCAAAAAACTAAAGCCCCTCGCAGCAAGCTGCGAGATGTCTTCTTTTCTGATTTCGCTTAATCATAAAATAAAGCCCTAGTTGTTGCAAAATGCCAACAAAAAGGGCTTTTCCAAACTATAGAAAAACGAAAATCAGGGCTGG is a window of candidate division WWE3 bacterium DNA encoding:
- a CDS encoding VTT domain-containing protein; amino-acid sequence: MINPFVTKLSRIFNTKQFKIATAVVALCFWAATPFIYLHPKNFLKLGYLGIFAFNLFGGVGTVIAPALARHSNILLLALATAFGMSLNDSVAYLIGLGGEVILPHTQRADRIFSIIKRYGMIGLFCWSLIPLPYDIIGLIAGYVEFPYRRFWVATFLGKFVRFMIIGIVVRLVLH
- a CDS encoding Fic family protein, with protein sequence MSLKADLVKNDTIDETAPKSEGSLNEPTYDFKEVAKTITEIIQLLDDCEAKYSGTKSLTGVIKDQAKVIGARLLEITQTPSRKRQERFREDSVKLEEALGITDTYSRTNEALLFIDPPFLKTLSLAGVPHPEEGFGIAAWQNWLKARAEARNTENLDLATVMHLHEVVAAGLGETVAGKIRQEGALGGDYTETGTALHLKSQQLQALAGNPLLKINTLGEESAGVLIIYPNAKYQESYSACLKTLPEDVQQAEKAVLTTESLIKALLKETLSWYENEEAKLKADLDPSQREKDLQVIKIAAELQQRIVSIHPFRDGNGRLSRLLMNYVLEKHGVAPSIIELGDQDIFYTPEEWAKLVEEGTNKHERRIVFRAVL
- a CDS encoding L,D-transpeptidase, whose translation is MFDRKLVLYVFSFLFVTAVAAGITAHDLSSAQNPIDPSRLSGQFDATADPAIWHGVAVSGQSLLAVAPQNLVLGSSTSFNPTTVKRIEVDLTNQRLYAFEDGKKVYDFLISSGLWGKTPTGEFTIWAKPKYTLMTGGSKALSTYYYLPNVPFVQFFYNDSVSKWSGFSLHGTYWHSNFGHPMSHGCINMKTSEAETIFYWTNPTYKEGTWAAYPTPEDVGTKITIYGTPPAN
- a CDS encoding CTP synthase translates to MRTKFLFVTGGVISGLGKGITTASIGLLLKSAGYKVSVLKVDMYLNVDAGTMNPLEHGEVFVTEDGLETDQDLGHYERFLGQNLGRRNYLTMGQVYWEVLNKERRLEYGGKCVEGHIHIPEHIISHIKETARLDKADIMLIEVGGTVGEYQNILFFEAIRRFKQANPKDVFLAHLVFLMVPEFLGEMKTKPAQASIYDLYALGLQPNFVICRSAVPADAKRRRNIAFNTGVKEENIVAAPDVNTIYKIPLILKEQGLDVKLQQEMGLKVRVTKTHEWEKFVERALDGKKEIRIAVAGKYFTSGNFCLEDSYVCVIEAIKHAAWAHDLRPVIKWFDVEKMESDAAGKLSAELLTYDGIIVPQGWGSRGVEGKLKVVELARQNKIPYLGLCFGMQMAVIEYARNVLGFKDANSEEVDPKTTHPVIHLMNTQKENLDAKKYGGTIRLGAWPCKLQPGTLLEAAYQKYGDPKTVTVQERHRHRYEFNNAYKKELLAAGLVIGGLSPDGKLVEAIELPRDKHPFFVATQYHPEYKSRPLTPHPLFLAFIKACAK